The following proteins come from a genomic window of Diorhabda sublineata isolate icDioSubl1.1 chromosome 7, icDioSubl1.1, whole genome shotgun sequence:
- the LOC130446823 gene encoding chaoptin-like — MRLLLVMSIITSLEALHCDKEFNFVEFGYENGYDIICQGLTNKHISLLQNISIINELSLKIENCTLTDVTSNIFQNVANIKHLYLENSTFSFSRSEAIFEIVCKLEQLTIINTRFKPTKISLSKLFNLKKLILTNNQITSIEAGAFIDLGMLSALHITENKLTDLNSLPLCELKNLRTLNLTRNRIEHLDEAFYCETIDNDSVFYINNFKSQTSPSVTPSITSTELYQIDLSFNSIKDLSVSFAFLKSLKSVNLQGNLLRRINSTYFTYLEYLEDLQVSDNIISIIDDKVFENKRFLEKIDISNNKITNINFRYLDSLKYLNLRNNSFLLESLLTFNKTNNLNILLLSLNKITVIKPNIFKKLELLQTLDLSYNNVVLIDGSFRGLINLTYLRLNNNNIATLPTKLFKDLKTLRVLDLSQNQIKNIEDNDMFDNLINLETLNLSRNSLTQINYDLLQPLDSLTVLDISHNYVHYIDYDTIISNLPSLSFFNIRYNNLSCGLLTKIINYLKTKGVSYTIQEVIASDKVNIGGIYCTDDLIIAKSNKPEKHVLFDIILGLVIVLGFVILSIIIFKSYIYLKRRRYRADEFELIEDFTIITGASLIAQTSYQNGF, encoded by the exons ATGAGACTACTGCTTGTGATGTCGATAATTACTTCTTTAGAAGCTCTTCACTGTGATAAAGAATTCAATTTCGTAGAGTTCGGATACGAAAACGGATACGACATAATATGCCAAGGCCTCACCAATAAGCACATAAGTCTTCTTCAAAACATCAGCATAATCAACGAACTCAGTCTCAAAATAGAAAACTGCACATTAACCGACGTTAcatcaaacatttttcaaaacgtAGCCAACATAAAGCACTTATATTTAGAAAACTCTACGTTTAGTTTTTCTCGATCGGAAGCCATATTTGAAATCGTTTGTAAATTAGAACAGTTAACTATTATAAACACTAGATTCAAACCTACTAAAATTTCTTTgtccaaattatttaatttaaaaaaattaattttgactaACAATCAGATCACCAGTATTGAAGCTGGCGCATTTATAGATTTAGGAATGTTATCTGCTCTTCACATAACAGAAAATAAACTAACAGATTTAAATAGCTTACCATTatgtgaattaaaaaatttaaggaCGTTAAACTTAACCAGAAATCGTATCGAGCATTTAGATGAAGCTTTTTATTGCGAAACTATAGATAATGATTCAGTATTTTacattaacaattttaaaagtCAAACCTCGCCATCTGTTACTCCCAGTATTACTTCAACAGAATTATACCAAATCGATCTTAGTTTTAACAGTATTAAAGATTTAAGCGTGtcatttgcttttttaaaatcgttaaaatctgttaaTTTACAAGGAAATTTGTTGAGGAGAATTAATAGTACGTATTTCACTTATTTAGAGTATTTAGAAGATTTGCAAGTTAGTGATAATATTATAAGTATTATTGATGataaagttttcgaaaataaacgGTTTCtcgaaaaaatcgatatttccaacaataaaataacaaatatcaattttcgaTACTTAGATTCccttaaatatttaaatttacgtAATAACTCGTTTTTACTAGAATCTCTTTtaacttttaataaaacaaataatttgaatatattattactaagtcttaataaaataacagttataaaacctaatatatttaaaaaattagaattattacAAACTCTAGATTTATCTTATAACAATGTTGTATTAATTGATGGTTCATTTAGAGGATTGATAAACTTGACGTACCTTCGGTTAAATAATAACAACATCGCAACTCTACCaactaaattatttaaagaTCTCAAAACTTTACGAGTATTAGATTTATCtcaaaaccaaattaaaaatatagaagaTAATGATATGTTCGATAACTTGATCAATTTAGAAACTTTGAATCTTTCGAGAAACAGTTTAACTCAGATAAATTACGATTTACTCCAACCTCTAGACAGTTTAACAGTTTTAGATATTTCACATAACTATGTACATTATATTGATTACGATACTATTATTTCTAATCTACCATCTTTATCCTTTTTCAATATAAGATACAATAATTTATCTTGTGGACTTTTAactaaaattatcaattatctgAAAACGAAAGGAGTTTCTTATACAATTCAAGAAGTCATTGCTTCTGATAAAGTTAACATCGGGGGTATATATTGTACTGACGATCTAATTATTGCGAAAAGTAATAAACCCGAAAAACATGTTTTGTTCGATATTATTTTAGGACTTGTCATAGTTCTTGGGTTCGTTATTTTAAGTATAATCATCTTTAagtcatatatttatttgaaaaggaGAAGATATAGGGCCGATGAGTTCGAGCTGATTGAAGA CTTCACAATTATCACCGGGGCATCTCTAATAGCTCAAACAAGTTATCAAAACGGTTTTTGA